GTCCCTTAAGGATCTTATAATTTCTGCCTTTGTGGCTGTCTGTTCCAAACCCAGAATCTCATTGTGAACCTTTTTTCCCATTCCTTCTGCAGTACTTTAGTATCTTCtatgatttttaaaaatttatctGATTTCTTAATCTTTACCGTTTCGAAGTCCTTCAAGGCAGCGTCGAAAATGCCAAGCTTGACGAGGTGCCTTCCTCGTATCATGTATGCTTTCCACCCTTCCAGACCTTTCTCGAAAGCCATTGAACAGTCCAAAACAATATCCATATGAGGAGGCTTCTCAGTGGCTGAGTTCGCTTCAGCCCGAAGGACGTGCAGAAGAGCTGTTTCTTCTTCGTAGTGCGTCTCCATACTCAGGGCTTCGGTGAAAATATCTACTGCCTTTTTGTGCTTGTTATTCATCTGCGCAAATAATCCAGCCATCAATAAGCTTTTCCTCTTATGTTCGTCCTTATTCTCAGCTTTATGAACTTCCACCTTCTCAGCTACCAGCTTCTCCTTTTCTGCCTTCAGTTCACAAACTACActtttcagtttattcagttgctccatGTTCTTAATATGCACCTTCTTAATTTCTTCGTTTTCCGTTCCAAACTCCTCCTCAATCATATTTCGGTCCATTATCTCAAGGTCTTTTATTTTGCACGCAAATTccagtttttcataatcttgcGCCATGTCAgctttaattttctctctttcttccttcagtTGGTCAACTTCACGTTTCCATTTATTGAGTTGTTCCATTTCCTCATTCTGATTGGTCTTcactttctcattttcatttctgagattttccagcaattttttcagtttcttcacctgaaGGTCTTTTTCAAAGCATTCCGATTTCAATTTAGCTTTTTCAGCCTTCAATCCCAAAACATCTCTTTTTAATTTATTTAGGTTTTCTGTTTTCTCATTTTGATTGGTCTTcactttctcattttcatttctgagatttttcagcaaatttttcagtttcttcacctgaaGGTCTTTTTCAAAGCATTCCGATTTCAATTTAGCTTTTTCAGCCTTCAATCCCAAAACATCTCTTTTTAATTTATTTAGGTTTTCTGTTTTCTCATTTTGATTGGTCTTcactttctcattttcatttctgagatttttcagcaaatttttcagtttcttcacctgaaGGTCTTTTTCAAAGCATTCCGATTTCAATTTAGCTTTTTCAGCCTTCAATCCCAAAACATCTCTTTTTAATTTATTTAGGTTTTCTGTTTTCCTCATTTTGATTGGTCTTcactttctcattttcatttctgagatttttcAGCAAgtttttcagtttcttcacctgaaGGCCTTTTTCAAAGCATTCCGAATTCAATCTAGCTTTTTCAGCCTTCAATCCCAAAACATCTCTCTTCAATTTATTTAGGTTTTCTGTTTTCTCATTTTGATTGGTCTTcactttctcattttcatttctgagatttttcagcaaatatttcagtttcttcacctgaaGGTCTTTTTCAAAGCATTCCGATTTCAATTTAGCTTTTTCAGCCTTCAATCCCAAAACATCtcttttcaatttatttaggttttctgttttctcattttgattggtcttcactttctcattttcatttctgagatttttcAGCAAgtttttcagtttcttcacctgaaGGCCTTTTTCAAAGCATTCCGAATTCAATCTAGCTTTTTCAACCTTCAATCCCAAAACATCtcttttcaatttatttaggttttctgttttctcattttgattggtcttcactttctcattttcatttctgagatttttcAGCAAATTTTTCAGTTTCTTCATCTGAAGGCCTTTTTCAAAGCATTCCGAATTCAATCTAGCTTTTTCAACCTCAATTTATTTAGGTTTTCTGTTTTCTCATTTTGATTGGTCTTCACTTTCTCATTTTGATTGGTCTTCACTTTCTCATTTTGATTGGTCTTcactttctcattttcatttctgagattttccagcaattttttcagtttcttcacctgaaGGCCTTTTTCAAAGCATTCCGATTTCAATCTAGCATTTTCAACCTTCAATCCCAAAACATCtcttttcaatttatttaggtTTTCTGTTTTCTCATCTTGATTGGTCTTCACTTTCTCATTTTGATTGGTCTTCACTTTCTCATTTTGATTGGTCTTCACTTTCTCATTTTCATTGGTCTTCACTTTCTCATTTTCATTGGTCTTcactttctcattttcatttctgagattttccagcaattttttcagtttcttcacctgaaGGCCTTTTTCAAAGCATTCCGATTTCAATCTAGCATTTTCAACCTTCAATCCCAAAGCATCtcttttcaatttatttaggttttctgttttctcattttgattggtcttcactttctcattttcatttctgaaatTTTTCAGCAAATTTTTCAGTTTCTTTATCTGAAGGCCTTTTTCAAAGCATTCCGAATTCAATCTAGCATTTTCAACCTTCAATCCCAAAACATCtcttttcaatttatttaggtTTTCTGTTTTCTCATCTTGATTGGTCTTCACTTTCTCATTTTGATTGGTCTTCACTTTCTCATTTTGATTGGTCTTCACTTTCTCATTTTGATTGGTCTTCACTTTCTCATTTTGATTGGTCTTcactttctcattttcatttctgagattttccagcaattttttcagtttcttcacctgaaGGCCTTTTTCAAAGCATTCCGATTTCAATCTAGCTTTTTCAACCTTCAATCCCAAAGCATCtcttttcaatttatttaggttttctgttttctcattttgattggtcttcactttctcattttcatttctgaaatTTTTCAGCAAATTTTTCAGTTTCTTTATCTGAAGGCCTTTTTCAAAGCATTCCGAATTCAATCTAGCATTTTCAACCTTCAATCCCAAAACATCtcttttcaatttatttaggtTTTCTGTTTTCTCATCTTGATTGGTCTTCACTTTCTCATTTTGATTGGTCTTCACTTTTTCATTTTGATTGGTCTTCACTTTCTCATTTTGATTGGTCTTCACTTTCTCATTTTGATTGGTCTTCACTTTCTCATTTTGATTGGTCTTCACTTTCTCATTTTGATTGGTCTTcactttctcattttcatttctgagattttccagccaattcttcagtttcttcagtgtctttttcgacgcattcagctTTCAGTCTCTCTTTTTCAGCTTTTAGTTCATTAACTACACTTCTCAGTTTATTCAATTACTCCATGTTCTTACTTTGCACCTCcttcatttcttcattttcaaaaCTCTCCGCAATCATATTTCGTTCCATTATCTCAAGGTCTTTTATTTTGTACAAAAATTccagtttttcataatcttgcGCCATGTCAGCtttaattttctctttcttccttcaattcccctacttcatttttcaattcgtttacaagttcatttttctcaatttgttctgacttcattacttcattttcatttatgatagtttccataaatttttcatgttccttcaccTGAAGGTCTTTTtcaacgcattcagattccagttagGTTTTTcggccttcaattcaccaacttccttttccaaatcctttacaagttcatttttctgattttgttctgacttcattactttattttcatttctgatattttccatcaatttttcatgttccttcacctgaaggtctttttcgacgcattcagattccagtttagttttttcggccttcaattcaccaacttccttttccaattcctttacaagttcatttttctgattttgttcgttcttcattactttattttcatttctgatattttccatcaatttttcatgttccttcatctgaaggtctttttcgatgcattcagattccagtttagttttttcggccttcaattcaccaacttcctttttcaattcctttaaaaGTTCATTTTCCTGATTTTGTTCGTTCTTCTGTACTTCATTTTCACTTCTGATAgtttccatcaatttttcatgttccttcacctgaaggtctttttcgacacattcagattccagtttagttttttcggccttcaattcaccaacttccttttccaattcctttacaagttcatttttctgattttgttcgttcttcattactttattttcatttctgatattttccatcaatttttcatgttccttcatctgaaggtctttttcgacgcattcagattccagtttagttttttctgccttcaattcaccaacttccttttccaattcctttacaagttcatttttctgattttgttcgttCTTCTGTACTTCATTTTCACTTCTGATAgtttccatcaatttttcatgttccttcatctgaaggtctttttcgacgcattcagattccagtttagttttttcggcattcaattcaccaacttcctttttcaattcctttacaagtTCATTTTCCTGATTTTGTTCGTTCTTCTGTACttcattttcacttctgatattttccatcaatttttcatgttccttcatctgaaggtctttttcgacgcattcagattccagtttagttttttctgccttcaattcaccaacttccttttccaattcctttacaagttcatttttctgattttgttcgttCTTCTGTACTTCATTTTCACTTCTGATAgtttccatcaatttttcatgttccttcacctgaaggtctttttcgacacattcagattccagtttagttttttctgccttcaattcaccaacttccttttccaattcctttacaagttcatttttctgattttgttcgttCTTCTGTACTTCATTTTCACTTCTGATAgtttccatcaatttttcatgttccttcatctgaaggtctttttcgacgcattcagattccagtttagttttttctgccttcaattcaccaacttccttttccaattcctttacaagttcatttttctgattttgttcgttCTTCTGTACttcattttcacttctgatattttccatcaatttttcatgttccttcatctgaaggtctttttcgacgcattcagattccagtttagttttttctgccttcaattcaccaacttccttttccaattcctttacaagttcatttttctgattttgttcgttCTTCTGTACTTCATTTTCACTTCTGATAgtttccatcaatttttcatgttccttcacctgaaggtctttttcgacacattcagattccagtttagttttttcggccttcaattcaccaacttccttttccaattcctttacaagttcatttttctgattttgttcgttcttcattactttattttcatttctgatattttccatcaatttttcatgttccttcatctgaaggtctttttcgacgcattcacaTTCCTGTTTAGTTTTTTcggccttcaattcaccaacttccttttccaattcctttacaagttcatttttctgattttgttcgttcttcattactttattttcatttctgatattttccatcaatgtTTCATGTTCCTTcacctgaaggtctttttcgacgcattcagattccagtttagttttttcgGCATTCAATTCACCAAcatcctttttcaattcctttactagttcatttttctgattttgttctttcttcagtacttcattttcatttctgatattttccatcaatttttcaagttctttcatctgaaggtctttttcggtgCAATCACTTTgcagattttcctttatttctactATTCTCTCCATTTCTTCAATTTGTCTTCGTAACTTATCATTTTCAGCCTCGAGATTTTCCATGAGTGTAGTCCGATCCTCGTCTTCCATTTTGAGTTCATTTCCGTCCAACAGATCTTCACATTCATGTTCCATTTCTGGTACATATTCTTCCAGAGAGCTGTTGTCCACATCTTTTCCTGCCATCCTCCTTCTAGTAAGCATAATTCCGCCGAAAATGACGGAAGCAGCAGCCATACCGATGTAGAAGTTCTTGTTTCTATTCGAAAgggcttcttccttcctttctccaaagtcaaattcggagagaagcttgccaacgaaccacattgatttcaattcatctttgaatcttaatgCTTCTGTCTCCATCTGGTGCAATCcaagttcgcaccgctgtagttcctcacgggctttccacaagtccccaatccaaggacagcgctgcagccacctgCCGAGGAATCTATCCTGAGAGGCAACTGCACGGCAGTCTTCAAAGCGCGGCAcctctgggagtagccacgaaaaccatttgaagaccacCGACTCCTGGAGAGTTCGCTGCTGTCCCTGAAGTTGTACCGTCATGTCCTCGCATGCAAGATTCTGCTCCAGAAGGACCAAACCTGCCTTTTGAGGCCAAACAAGTCCTCCTTTAAGGTTTCCGATGAGATCCTTAAACATTGAAATCGCTCCGTTCAATTTGAAAGCCATAATCAATAATACAGATCCAGGGGCCTGTATCAGCATTATTTTGAAGAAATGGTTTTTGCCGCAAAACAGTCTTCCTGCAGACTTTAAAATTCCTGGAGACATTTTTGAATCACCAACTCTATGGACAGATTTCCCGGAGATTTCTCTCCTCAATattcagaagatgatgatgatgatgataatcttcgATGCAACATAGTAGCCCGGAGCCCacggagactttcaaattcctgcagACATTTTGGAATCGCCAACTCTAAGGGCAGACTTCCCGTAcatttctctcctctccattcGTAAGAaggtgttaaataataataataataataataataataatcttcggaGCAATATAGGAGTCCGGAGCCCTCCGGAGACTTCCTAATTCCTGGAGACATTTTCGAATCACCAACTCTATAGACAGATTGCCCAGATATTTTTCTCCTCTTCATTCAGAAGACggtgtttaataataaaataatagtaataataaaataataacattaataataaataataaatttaaaaaaacaatgaaaaaaataataaaaaaaataaaataaaatatagaatagaatagattaaaatataataataataataatcatcatcatcatcataattataataataatagcaataattataatgaataataatactaatgataataatagtaattataataaatactaataatattaatactaatatcatcatcatcatcattattattattattattattattattattattattattaaaagctaagctacaaccctagctggaaaagcaggatgctacaagccaaggtctccaataggaaaaaatagtccagtgaggaagggaaactagttaataattaaactaaaaaa
The sequence above is drawn from the Palaemon carinicauda isolate YSFRI2023 chromosome 40, ASM3689809v2, whole genome shotgun sequence genome and encodes:
- the LOC137631901 gene encoding uncharacterized protein MCAP_0864-like, whose product is MKKLKNLLKNLRNENEKVKTNQNEKTENLNKLKRDVLGLKVEKARLNSECFEKGLQVKKLKNLLKNLRNENEKVKTNQNEKTENLNKLKRDVLGLKAEKAKLKSECFEKDLQVKKLKYLLKNLRNENEKVKTNQNEKTENLNKLKRDVLGLKAEKARLNSECFEKGLQAEKAKLKSECFEKDLQVKKLKNLLKNLRNENEKVKTNQNEKTENLNKLKRDVLGLKAEKAKLKSECFEKDLQVKKLKNLLKNLRNENEKVKTNQNEKTENLNKLKRDVLGLKAEKAKLKSECFEKDLQVKKLKKLLENLRNENEKVKTNQNEEMEQLNKWKREVDQLKEEREKIKADMAQDYEKLEFACKIKDLEIMDRNMIEEEFGTENEEIKKVHIKNMEQLNKLKSVVCELKAEKEKLVAEKVEVHKAENKDEHKRKSLLMAGLFAQMNNKHKKAVDIFTEALSMETHYEEETALLHVLRAEANSATEKPPHMDIVLDCSMAFEKGLEGWKAYMIRGRHLVKLGIFDAALKDFETTDIWTNPNSYWRHSRRSTKKVVNAKLILVDEGNRRDYDEELRHENEYDH
- the LOC137631902 gene encoding golgin subfamily A member 6-like protein 24, which produces MKPGANEIKKGKQDVGEGSNLSGQDRTFDHRDQAAIREHQSSSAGNNGSGCWAPGSVLLIMAFKLNGAISMFKDLIGNLKGGLVWPQKAGLVLLEQNLACEDMTVQLQGQQRTLQESVVFKWFSWLLPEVPRFEDCRAVASQDRFLGRWLQRCPWIGDLWKAREELQRCELGLHQMETEALRFKDELKSMWFVGKLLSEFDFGERKEEALSNRNKNFYIGMAAASVIFGGIMLTRRRMAGKDVDNSSLEEYVPEMEHECEDLLDGNELKMEDEDRTTLMENLEAENDKLRRQIEEMERIVEIKENLQSDCTEKDLQMKELEKLMENIRNENEVLKKEQNQKNELVKELKKDVGELNAEKTKLESECVEKDLQVKEHETLMENIRNENKVMKNEQNQKNELVKELEKEVGELKAEKTKQECECVEKDLQMKEHEKLMENIRNENKMKEHEKLMENIRSENEVQKNEQNQKNELVKELEKEVGELKAEKTKLESECVEKDLQMKEHEKLMETIRSENEVQKNEQNQKNELVKELEKEVGELKAEKTKLESECVEKDLQVKEHEKLMETIRSENEVQKNEQNQKNELMKEHEKLMENIRSENEVQKNEQNQENELVKELKKEVGELNAEKTKLESECVEKDLQMKEHEKLMETIRSENEVQKNEQNQKNELVKELEKETLKKLKNWLENLRNENEKVKTNQNEKVKTNQNEKVKTNQNEKVKTNQNEKVKTNQNEKVKTNQNEKVKTNQDEKTENLNKLKRDVLGLKVENARLNSECFEKGLQIKKLKNLLKNFRNENEKVKTNQNEKTENLNKLKRDALGLKVEKARLKSECFEKGLQVKKLKKLLENLRNENEKVKTNQNEKVKTNQNEKVKTNQNEKVKTNQNEKVKTNQDEKTENLNKLKRDVLGLKVENARLNSECFEKGLQIKKLKNLLKNFRNENEKVKTNQNEKTENLNKLKRDALGLKVENARLKSECFEKGLQVKKLKKLLENLRNENEKVKTNENEKVKTNENEKVKTNQNEKVKTNQNEKVKTNQDEKTENLNKLKRDVLGLKVENARLKSECFEKGLQVKKLKKLLENLRNENEKVKTNQNEKVKTNQNEKVKTNQNEKTENLNKLRLKKLD